A stretch of Myroides oncorhynchi DNA encodes these proteins:
- a CDS encoding RHS repeat domain-containing protein, with the protein MKANIYYFTKHSYSITSDYYPQDFTSYNVFYVLSKIKLSNSEEIDFSYYNEDTGLAFLYHYQIQYDFDNDFDLEQSAMKGELGGVDHSLRCNRNLWPVNKKVKISGASPNLNIKEIKYGNTKVSFKYSSQEGLLIDNTMYRKDVGTTAKALKKIEISYNNQLVNQFMFNYEYFVSDDNSPNRSEKYRLKLLSLTNNQNEVHYFEYNEDVKLPPRDSFALDRWGNYNGKVWNQDLLPSLSFSLNGSAGKTDNKYFNGSNRDDAHYSELQAYLLKKITYPSKGYTEFIYSQPTSIVKTVKTKTISFGKSVELKRDNTEGFKNETFSLREIGYIPNSGDRLFFHIVNSCDNAYLSGGDQFVAHGSNGSVSFNVPDGFTRNPYLTVLYNFSSTKNITLGPLYPKGDKINIDLTKDGDCLVRGRIRVEREVPDTITSYQTAPLIYLYGYRSYNHNNVVEKEVTYDYKQDIQSQHAQIAYNLPILHGVSEKTMGAVSSANSRTCRAIVRTSSAMNYVEEPYFPYVHETIKEVGRTYYEFSGGASNAVSGVLIDTYPSYNYDFNYSIKNDFKQGILLHKSVYGLDNKLKYSLINTYEYDKNFTTLSSNSIGTGSVSYNILLKGKFSTNLNNITGSNNYFTYQLLPIESAWVRKTSETERNYFENDFIETKKTYLYGNAIESPVQINTVLKNKNRIEKFTYPSSGDLLYLNNKKAEVIKYELSENSEKLQTIENTYKNWGNSIIDKQEIKISKGTAALESNQKILHRDSRNGNIIELETGGVKETYLYGYNSDLLIAKIENASKEQVASALGVSVANLYTMDESKLAQINNLRTNASLKEALITTYEHKPLVGVTKLTDPKGVYITYEYDGANRLKAIKDKDGNILNEYEYNYKNN; encoded by the coding sequence ATGAAGGCCAATATCTATTATTTCACAAAACACTCTTATAGCATTACTAGTGACTATTATCCTCAAGATTTTACAAGTTATAATGTTTTCTATGTTTTAAGTAAGATAAAACTATCCAATAGTGAAGAGATAGATTTTAGTTATTACAATGAAGACACAGGTTTAGCCTTCTTATACCACTATCAAATACAATATGATTTTGATAATGATTTTGATTTAGAACAATCTGCCATGAAAGGGGAACTTGGTGGGGTAGATCACAGTTTAAGGTGTAATAGAAATCTTTGGCCTGTTAATAAAAAAGTTAAAATAAGTGGAGCTAGTCCTAATTTGAATATTAAAGAGATAAAATATGGCAATACTAAAGTAAGTTTTAAATATTCCTCTCAAGAGGGACTACTTATAGATAATACGATGTACCGAAAAGATGTAGGTACAACAGCAAAGGCGCTTAAGAAAATAGAAATAAGTTATAACAATCAATTGGTTAATCAATTTATGTTTAATTATGAATATTTTGTAAGTGACGACAATAGTCCTAATAGATCTGAAAAGTACAGATTAAAACTATTGTCTTTGACCAATAACCAAAATGAAGTACATTATTTTGAATACAATGAAGATGTAAAGTTACCTCCTAGAGATTCTTTTGCCTTAGATCGTTGGGGCAACTATAATGGCAAAGTATGGAATCAAGATTTACTTCCTAGTCTTAGTTTTAGTCTTAATGGTTCTGCAGGAAAAACTGATAATAAATATTTTAATGGATCAAATAGAGACGACGCACATTATTCAGAATTACAAGCTTATCTATTAAAAAAGATTACCTATCCAAGCAAAGGATACACAGAATTTATTTATAGTCAACCAACAAGTATTGTTAAGACAGTTAAAACAAAGACAATTTCTTTTGGAAAAAGTGTAGAACTTAAAAGAGATAATACTGAGGGATTTAAAAATGAAACATTTAGTTTAAGAGAAATAGGTTATATACCTAATAGTGGAGATAGATTGTTTTTTCATATAGTAAATAGTTGTGATAATGCATATCTTTCAGGAGGTGATCAGTTTGTTGCTCATGGGTCTAATGGGTCTGTATCTTTTAATGTTCCTGATGGATTTACAAGGAATCCTTATCTTACTGTTCTCTATAATTTCTCAAGTACTAAAAATATAACACTAGGTCCTTTATACCCAAAAGGAGATAAAATAAATATAGATTTAACAAAAGATGGAGACTGCCTTGTACGAGGGAGAATTCGTGTCGAAAGGGAAGTTCCTGATACAATAACAAGTTATCAAACAGCTCCATTAATATATTTATATGGTTATAGAAGTTATAATCACAATAATGTAGTGGAAAAAGAGGTAACATATGACTATAAGCAAGATATACAAAGTCAACATGCTCAAATAGCTTATAATTTACCAATATTGCATGGAGTGTCTGAGAAAACAATGGGAGCTGTTTCCTCTGCCAATTCTAGAACATGTAGAGCGATTGTTCGAACCTCTAGTGCTATGAATTATGTGGAGGAACCTTATTTTCCTTATGTACATGAGACTATAAAAGAAGTTGGTAGAACCTATTATGAATTTAGTGGAGGGGCAAGTAATGCTGTTAGTGGAGTTTTAATTGATACTTATCCTAGTTACAACTATGACTTTAATTACTCAATAAAAAATGATTTTAAACAAGGAATTTTACTTCACAAAAGTGTTTATGGATTAGATAATAAGCTAAAGTATAGTTTGATAAACACTTATGAATATGATAAAAACTTTACTACTCTTTCTAGCAATAGCATAGGTACTGGTAGTGTGAGTTATAATATTCTTTTAAAAGGGAAGTTCTCAACAAATCTAAATAATATTACTGGTAGTAATAATTATTTTACATATCAGTTATTACCAATAGAGAGCGCTTGGGTTAGAAAAACAAGTGAAACAGAAAGGAACTATTTTGAAAATGATTTTATAGAGACTAAAAAAACATATCTCTATGGCAATGCTATAGAATCGCCAGTTCAGATAAATACAGTTTTAAAAAACAAAAATAGAATTGAGAAGTTTACCTATCCATCAAGTGGAGATCTTTTGTATCTAAACAATAAAAAAGCAGAGGTTATTAAATATGAGCTTTCTGAGAATTCAGAAAAATTACAAACTATTGAAAACACGTATAAGAATTGGGGAAATAGTATAATTGATAAACAAGAGATAAAGATCAGTAAAGGCACTGCTGCATTAGAAAGTAATCAAAAAATACTTCACAGAGATAGTAGAAATGGAAATATAATTGAATTAGAGACAGGTGGTGTTAAAGAAACTTATCTCTATGGATACAATAGTGATTTATTAATAGCAAAGATAGAGAATGCATCTAAAGAGCAGGTAGCAAGTGCACTAGGCGTATCTGTAGCTAATCTTTATACAATGGATGAGAGTAAACTAGCTCAGATCAATAATCTTAGAACTAATGCTAGTTTAAAAGAGGCACTGATTACCACTTATGAACACAAACCACTTGTGGGAGTGACTAAGCTCACAGACCCTAAAGGTGTATATATAACTTATGAGTATGATGGGGCTAATCGTCTAAAGGCGATAAAAGATAAAGACGGTAATATTCTAAATGAATATGAGTACAACTATAAGAACAACTAA
- a CDS encoding IS4 family transposase, translating to MPLETNNSLDYKSTELLTILKGGFKDKLNLARISFISLFIVALCKVKSVNFTNISIAFDNSVKAESNCRRIQRFVYDAKLTSELVAKFIFAILPKQDKYTLVIDRTNWKFGNQNINILMLGVCYKNVAFPLIFKMLDKKGNSNTNERKELINDFIEWFGKDCIECLLADREFIGERWIEYLNNERIRYYIRIRNNFKVYLPHKQEDKYAYHLFYNLKVGEFRAYEKIVYLHGQLCYLSATKIMTDGKTDYCIIVSFNKPENASEKYKERWQIETLFRAMKSSGFNIEDTHLKCIKKLEQLIMLVMLALVWCYKIGDYIDTYIKPISFKKHSNRSISVVKLGLDYLARLFHSKVNQLNINVFCFLSCT from the coding sequence ATGCCTTTAGAAACGAACAACAGCCTAGATTACAAAAGTACAGAACTTTTAACGATATTAAAAGGAGGTTTTAAGGATAAACTCAATTTAGCTAGGATCAGTTTTATTTCCTTATTTATCGTGGCTCTATGCAAAGTAAAGTCAGTCAATTTTACAAATATATCTATAGCATTTGACAACTCAGTTAAAGCAGAAAGTAACTGTAGGCGTATTCAACGTTTTGTTTATGATGCTAAGTTAACATCTGAACTTGTAGCTAAGTTCATCTTTGCTATTCTTCCTAAACAAGATAAATATACCCTTGTTATAGATCGTACAAACTGGAAGTTTGGAAATCAAAACATCAACATACTGATGCTTGGTGTTTGTTACAAAAATGTTGCTTTCCCTTTAATATTTAAGATGTTAGATAAAAAAGGAAACTCAAATACCAATGAGAGAAAAGAACTCATTAATGATTTTATAGAATGGTTTGGAAAAGATTGTATAGAGTGCTTATTAGCTGACAGAGAGTTTATTGGAGAACGTTGGATAGAATATTTGAATAACGAAAGAATTAGGTATTATATACGTATTCGAAACAATTTTAAAGTTTATCTACCTCATAAGCAAGAAGATAAATATGCATATCATCTGTTTTACAATTTAAAAGTTGGAGAGTTTAGAGCTTATGAAAAAATTGTGTATCTACATGGACAACTATGTTATCTGTCAGCCACAAAGATAATGACAGATGGCAAAACTGATTATTGTATAATTGTAAGTTTTAATAAACCCGAAAATGCTTCTGAAAAATATAAAGAAAGATGGCAAATAGAAACATTATTTAGAGCAATGAAGTCAAGTGGTTTTAATATTGAAGACACGCATTTAAAGTGTATTAAAAAACTTGAACAGCTCATTATGCTAGTAATGCTTGCACTTGTTTGGTGCTATAAAATTGGAGATTATATCGATACATACATTAAACCTATATCCTTCAAAAAACATAGTAATAGAAGTATTAGTGTAGTAAAATTAGGCCTTGATTACTTGGCTAGACTATTTCATTCTAAAGTTAATCAACTAAATATCAATGTATTTTGTTTTTTGTCGTGTACTTAG
- a CDS encoding T9SS type A sorting domain-containing protein, translated as MWEQTLGGNNSEYLLDMIPTADNGFLLAGATQSFKSGDLTKERSSNYDAWLWKMRASGKKEWDLRIGGNGDNFLNSVAHTLKDGGFILGLSSSSDRDNYKTESLIGKSDAWIIKLDAARNVLWQKAYGGLEKEELVKVLPLIGGDYILLINSNSSSGGNKAVPYYGGQDIWVIRINSEGVIKWQRSFGGEYDDIGSDIIATSDKGFLIGGYSNSSVSGNKTSDSFGNNDYWVIKINADGKELWQKTYGSEGNDELKQIQEVSKDGYRLYGISDSEVGTAKNSGLQSEVDYWSLDIDNQGEVKQELSYGYGSRNFLSNGLVKDNGTILLGGTTLEKTKQGTKVSFLGTLLNKEGDVLWEKSISGKGENVLSKLIETRDGAYVFAGTSDSKPDRDKSSQKGMNDFWLVKVKGKASDKNNQTQEETDNDTSKEKLKIEAIPNPVVTYTNIIIPVEYKAGLLKLYDITGRILYQQVIKNQTEPLNLSGYSRGTYIISVKTDVIEASVNVVKE; from the coding sequence TTGTGGGAACAAACCTTAGGAGGTAATAACTCTGAATACTTATTAGATATGATTCCCACAGCAGATAACGGTTTTTTGTTAGCTGGTGCAACTCAATCTTTTAAAAGCGGAGATCTTACAAAAGAGCGCAGTAGTAACTATGATGCCTGGCTGTGGAAAATGAGAGCTAGTGGTAAGAAAGAGTGGGACTTGCGTATAGGAGGCAATGGAGACAATTTTCTAAACAGTGTTGCTCATACCTTAAAAGATGGAGGCTTTATTTTAGGTCTTAGCTCAAGTAGTGATAGGGATAATTACAAAACAGAAAGTTTAATAGGAAAGAGTGACGCTTGGATTATAAAGCTCGATGCAGCGCGTAATGTGCTATGGCAAAAAGCCTATGGAGGATTAGAAAAAGAAGAACTTGTTAAAGTACTTCCTTTAATAGGAGGAGATTATATTCTTTTGATCAATAGCAACTCATCTAGTGGAGGAAATAAGGCTGTACCTTATTATGGAGGACAGGATATTTGGGTGATAAGAATTAACTCTGAAGGAGTAATAAAATGGCAGAGAAGTTTCGGGGGAGAATACGACGATATCGGATCAGATATTATAGCTACAAGTGATAAGGGATTTTTAATAGGAGGTTATAGCAATTCATCAGTAAGTGGAAATAAAACAAGTGATTCTTTTGGCAACAATGATTATTGGGTAATTAAGATAAATGCTGATGGTAAGGAACTTTGGCAAAAGACGTATGGTTCAGAGGGCAATGATGAGTTAAAGCAAATACAGGAAGTCTCAAAGGATGGTTATAGACTATATGGGATATCGGATTCAGAAGTGGGGACTGCTAAAAACAGTGGATTGCAATCCGAGGTAGATTATTGGTCACTAGATATTGATAATCAGGGAGAGGTAAAACAAGAACTTTCCTATGGTTATGGCTCAAGAAACTTTTTAAGTAATGGTCTAGTTAAAGATAATGGTACAATCCTACTTGGTGGTACAACTCTAGAGAAGACAAAACAAGGAACTAAGGTAAGTTTTCTAGGCACACTACTTAACAAAGAAGGAGATGTGCTATGGGAAAAGAGTATCTCTGGCAAGGGAGAAAATGTTCTTTCTAAACTGATAGAAACTAGAGATGGAGCGTATGTATTTGCAGGAACCTCAGACTCTAAACCAGATAGAGATAAAAGTAGTCAAAAGGGGATGAATGATTTTTGGCTTGTTAAAGTAAAGGGGAAAGCATCTGATAAGAACAATCAAACCCAAGAAGAGACAGATAATGATACAAGTAAAGAAAAACTAAAAATAGAGGCTATCCCCAATCCTGTAGTTACTTATACCAATATCATTATACCTGTGGAATATAAAGCTGGCTTACTTAAGCTCTATGATATCACAGGTAGAATATTATATCAACAAGTAATCAAAAATCAAACTGAACCACTGAATCTAAGCGGATATTCTAGAGGAACCTATATTATATCAGTTAAGACAGATGTTATAGAGGCAAGTGTAAATGTTGTAAAAGAATAA
- a CDS encoding DUF5712 family protein produces the protein MIQEVKNTEQSAKFGQFDNLAFKVNSERLFDDMFDYQRELKEKLVYSVTMDKGSIEEKQSLNLLEQVENSLNREDYYKYIQDISLDNIIDFKRLTELFSIESLSFFNFLSIPIQYEEQLNFKLEASIKKRLKRSR, from the coding sequence ATAATTCAAGAGGTAAAAAATACTGAGCAATCCGCTAAGTTTGGACAGTTTGACAATCTTGCTTTTAAAGTAAATAGCGAAAGGCTTTTTGATGATATGTTTGATTATCAGAGAGAACTCAAAGAAAAGCTTGTGTATTCTGTTACTATGGATAAGGGAAGCATTGAAGAAAAGCAGTCTTTAAATTTATTGGAACAGGTCGAAAACAGTTTAAATAGAGAAGATTATTATAAATATATTCAAGATATTTCATTAGATAATATTATTGATTTTAAGAGATTAACAGAGTTGTTTAGTATTGAAAGCTTGAGTTTTTTCAACTTTTTATCCATACCTATTCAATATGAGGAGCAGTTGAATTTTAAGTTAGAAGCTAGCATCAAAAAAAGATTAAAAAGAAGTAGATAA
- a CDS encoding DUF5712 family protein: MFINITDSETGSNKGSSARLVAYLEKENKLKANDEKKELWFTNGRYDVSHQEVRVKLDNNVAKLCKTDDKFFLVNISPSEKEILFLKQKYGEELLQQKLKEYATAVMDAYALNFRKESIISSKDLLWFGKLEHFRYYSNIDEKAKSGEVSVGEIKEGEQMHLQIIVSRKDITNKIKLSPKNNSRGKKY, from the coding sequence ATGTTTATAAATATTACTGATTCAGAAACTGGAAGCAATAAAGGTAGTTCTGCAAGACTTGTTGCCTACTTAGAAAAAGAAAACAAACTAAAGGCTAATGATGAAAAGAAGGAACTTTGGTTTACTAATGGTAGATATGATGTGTCACATCAAGAAGTAAGAGTTAAGCTTGATAATAACGTAGCTAAGCTTTGCAAAACGGATGATAAGTTTTTCTTAGTTAATATAAGTCCAAGTGAGAAAGAGATTCTCTTTTTAAAACAGAAGTACGGAGAAGAATTGCTACAGCAGAAACTAAAAGAATATGCTACCGCTGTTATGGATGCTTATGCACTCAACTTTAGAAAAGAGAGTATAATAAGTAGCAAAGACCTTCTTTGGTTTGGAAAACTTGAACATTTTCGGTATTACTCTAATATTGATGAAAAAGCAAAAAGCGGAGAAGTAAGCGTTGGTGAAATTAAAGAGGGTGAGCAAATGCACTTACAAATTATAGTTAGTCGCAAGGATATAACTAACAAGATAAAGCTAAGTCCTAAGAATAATTCAAGAGGTAAAAAATACTGA
- a CDS encoding DUF6922 domain-containing protein, whose amino-acid sequence MKKEQKLTDISTLGTQLFWDTDINKLDYQKAYIPIIVRVIERGDQSEIDEIVRLYSKEKVLLTICKEIKFLPNYAIERAIRFFPELRKEDMLCYQNRKDKSYHWI is encoded by the coding sequence ATGAAAAAAGAACAAAAACTAACTGATATTTCAACTTTAGGAACTCAATTATTTTGGGACACTGACATTAATAAGCTTGATTATCAGAAAGCATATATTCCCATTATAGTACGTGTAATTGAACGTGGCGATCAGAGTGAAATAGATGAAATCGTTCGGTTGTATAGCAAAGAAAAAGTGCTTCTTACAATATGTAAGGAGATTAAGTTCTTACCTAATTACGCTATTGAAAGAGCCATTAGATTTTTTCCAGAACTTAGAAAAGAAGATATGCTTTGTTATCAAAACAGAAAAGATAAATCCTATCATTGGATATAA
- a CDS encoding nucleotidyl transferase AbiEii/AbiGii toxin family protein, producing MLYKQTVINELWELLQRLMKDEKLQDFILVGGTALSLQIGHRISIDIDLFSTKDFDYKSISQHLKQKLNANIKEMFNNTILMDINRVKVDIIAHKYPLQKEVLNIDNVRLASLEDIGAMKLHAIFQSGTRIKDFVDMYFLLEHNPLQTYLDAYKNKYNGNTALASYALTFYENIYRDFEVILMHGKESNWDRMKERLEKAVANPSFKFDLEPDKKIDQHVRKRGIRR from the coding sequence ATGTTATATAAACAAACCGTTATTAATGAGCTTTGGGAATTACTTCAAAGGCTTATGAAAGATGAAAAGTTACAAGATTTTATTCTTGTAGGAGGAACAGCATTAAGCCTGCAAATAGGTCATCGAATTAGTATTGATATAGACCTATTTTCGACCAAAGATTTTGATTATAAATCGATATCACAACATTTAAAACAAAAGCTTAATGCTAATATAAAGGAAATGTTTAATAATACTATTTTAATGGATATCAATCGAGTTAAAGTAGATATTATTGCACATAAATATCCTTTGCAAAAAGAAGTATTGAATATAGACAATGTACGATTAGCTTCTTTAGAAGATATTGGAGCAATGAAACTTCATGCTATTTTTCAAAGCGGAACACGTATCAAAGACTTTGTTGATATGTATTTTCTTTTAGAGCACAATCCTTTGCAAACCTATTTAGATGCTTATAAAAACAAGTATAATGGTAATACAGCATTAGCATCCTATGCATTAACTTTTTATGAGAATATCTATCGAGATTTTGAGGTTATCTTGATGCATGGAAAAGAAAGTAATTGGGATAGAATGAAAGAACGTTTAGAAAAAGCTGTTGCAAATCCCTCTTTTAAATTCGATTTAGAACCCGATAAAAAAATAGACCAACATGTTAGAAAAAGAGGAATACGCAGATAA
- a CDS encoding XRE family transcriptional regulator: MEHKIHQGRNVKRFREMLGIKQEVLAFDLGEDWNQKKISLLEQKEVIDNSLLQQISKVLKIPVEAIENFDEEQAINIISSTFHGTQGLINYSPVFNNNPIDKIVQLHEEKIALYERMLKEKDEMMVRLEKLIQTK, translated from the coding sequence ATGGAACATAAAATACACCAAGGAAGAAATGTAAAGCGTTTTAGAGAAATGCTTGGAATCAAGCAAGAGGTTCTTGCTTTTGATTTAGGAGAGGATTGGAATCAAAAGAAGATATCTTTACTTGAACAAAAAGAAGTCATTGATAATTCACTGTTGCAACAGATTTCAAAGGTGCTTAAAATACCTGTAGAAGCAATTGAGAATTTTGATGAAGAGCAAGCTATTAATATAATATCAAGTACATTTCATGGCACACAAGGCTTGATAAATTATAGTCCAGTTTTTAATAACAACCCTATTGATAAAATTGTTCAACTTCACGAAGAAAAGATTGCCTTGTACGAACGTATGCTAAAAGAAAAAGATGAAATGATGGTTCGTTTAGAGAAGTTGATTCAAACGAAGTAA
- a CDS encoding DNA-binding protein, with protein MESQITKDDLRLFAQTIIGELKDLLVKQNKETSLEWVKAKVARQLLSISPASLQTLRISGKLQYRKILGSYYYNRKDIMNLFNE; from the coding sequence ATGGAAAGTCAAATTACAAAAGACGATTTGAGATTGTTTGCTCAAACAATCATTGGAGAGTTAAAAGATCTATTAGTCAAGCAAAACAAAGAAACTTCTCTTGAATGGGTAAAGGCTAAAGTAGCAAGACAATTACTCAGTATCTCGCCAGCTTCACTACAAACACTACGCATTAGTGGTAAATTGCAGTATCGCAAAATACTTGGTTCGTATTACTACAACAGAAAAGATATTATGAACCTTTTTAATGAGTAG
- a CDS encoding site-specific integrase has product MLEKQLSINFFLKPSRKKSDLRGVYLRITVDGIRKETSLSHRWDIKRWNQKAGRANGTKEDAKTLNYLLDTIVSKITKYKLELLSNELPITASILMDHIQGKGTSRIKVLEEFQKHNDEVFKLVPKEYAIGTHERYVTARSHVGEYIRYVYGKEDIEFRELNYEFVIGYEHYLKTVRACSNNTAIKYISNFKKIVLRAVAKGIISSNPFVQYKPKKTKLNKKPLSKQELSILENKEFQNDRVSTVRDVFVFQCYTGLAYIDVYQLKKSDITKDEEGNLWIRTNRQKTDANITIPLLPKAIEIMEKYKNHPDCIGKDIVLPVRSNQKMNEYLKEIASLCEISELNTHKARRTFGSTVTLGNGVPIHVVKEMLGHHSVKQTEEYALTEEEAIKSEMQILKGKLEGKSNKQTNNYTDLLESLKNLNPDKLTQLTNFINQLNG; this is encoded by the coding sequence ATGTTAGAAAAACAGTTATCAATTAATTTCTTTCTCAAACCAAGTAGGAAGAAAAGTGATTTAAGAGGTGTTTACCTTCGAATCACAGTAGATGGTATTCGCAAAGAGACTTCACTTAGTCATAGATGGGATATCAAAAGATGGAACCAAAAAGCAGGTCGTGCTAATGGCACTAAAGAAGACGCTAAAACCTTAAACTACCTATTAGATACAATTGTATCTAAAATTACTAAGTACAAATTAGAGCTCTTAAGTAATGAACTACCTATTACTGCTTCAATTCTTATGGATCATATACAAGGTAAAGGGACTAGTAGGATTAAAGTTTTAGAAGAATTCCAAAAGCACAATGATGAAGTTTTTAAACTTGTACCTAAAGAATATGCTATTGGAACTCATGAAAGATACGTAACAGCTAGATCGCATGTTGGAGAATATATCCGTTATGTATATGGTAAAGAAGACATAGAGTTTAGAGAACTTAACTATGAGTTTGTAATTGGTTATGAACACTATTTAAAGACTGTTAGAGCGTGTTCTAACAATACGGCTATAAAGTATATCTCAAACTTCAAAAAGATTGTTTTACGAGCAGTTGCTAAGGGAATAATATCTTCTAATCCTTTTGTACAATACAAACCTAAAAAGACAAAGCTCAATAAGAAACCTTTAAGTAAACAAGAACTATCTATTTTAGAAAATAAAGAGTTTCAAAATGATAGAGTAAGTACTGTAAGAGATGTATTTGTATTTCAGTGTTATACTGGCCTTGCTTATATCGATGTATATCAGTTAAAGAAAAGTGATATTACAAAAGATGAAGAGGGCAATCTGTGGATAAGAACTAACAGACAAAAGACAGATGCGAATATTACTATCCCTCTACTTCCAAAAGCAATAGAGATAATGGAAAAGTATAAAAATCATCCTGACTGTATTGGTAAAGATATCGTTCTTCCCGTTCGCTCTAATCAAAAGATGAATGAGTACTTAAAAGAGATTGCCTCACTATGTGAGATAAGTGAGTTAAACACCCATAAAGCAAGAAGAACTTTTGGAAGTACCGTTACTCTTGGTAATGGTGTACCTATTCACGTAGTAAAAGAAATGTTAGGACATCACTCTGTTAAACAAACAGAGGAATACGCTTTAACTGAAGAAGAAGCTATTAAAAGTGAAATGCAGATTTTAAAAGGTAAACTTGAAGGGAAATCAAATAAGCAAACGAATAATTATACTGACTTACTTGAGAGTTTAAAAAATCTAAATCCTGATAAATTAACTCAACTAACTAATTTTATTAATCAGTTAAATGGATAA
- a CDS encoding site-specific integrase, with the protein MTIKRKITIAIEKRKKDGVLITENVPIRARVVYNGGRVELFTGYRIDASKWDEAKEKVRNGCTNKLKQSSSEINTAIQELSTTIDRIFKEYELKNEVPSFELLKDEIKRYSDKQTISAIEKNLFTAFDEFVKSSGKRNDWTTATYTKFNTVRSHLFSFKSNFQFTDINEKTLLDYVSFLRIEKQMRNSTIEKQISFVKWFLKWCKNNNYTITYNFEEFKPKLKETSKKIIFLTQEEIEQIKSTDLGTKSYLERVRDVLLFCCYTGLRYSDAFSLTRHDIKNDAIEFVTKKTNDMLRVELNKHSRAILEKYKDVPFEKGKALPVISNQKMNDYIKELGELAEIDEPIRETYYVGNERVDEVKPKYEHLSTHVGRRTFICTALSLGIPVQVVMKWTGHSDYKSMKPYIDVADTIKANAMTKFDMI; encoded by the coding sequence ATGACTATAAAAAGAAAGATAACTATTGCTATTGAAAAGAGAAAAAAGGATGGTGTATTAATCACAGAGAACGTTCCAATTCGTGCAAGAGTGGTATATAATGGTGGTCGTGTAGAACTCTTTACAGGCTACCGCATTGATGCTTCTAAATGGGATGAAGCAAAAGAAAAGGTACGTAATGGGTGTACCAATAAGCTAAAACAAAGTTCTTCCGAAATCAATACAGCAATACAGGAGCTATCTACTACAATAGATAGAATCTTTAAAGAGTATGAATTGAAAAACGAAGTACCTTCATTTGAACTCTTAAAAGATGAAATAAAACGTTACTCAGATAAACAAACCATATCAGCAATAGAAAAGAATCTCTTTACTGCTTTTGATGAGTTTGTAAAAAGTAGTGGTAAACGCAATGATTGGACAACTGCTACTTACACCAAGTTTAATACTGTTCGTTCACATCTTTTTTCTTTCAAAAGCAATTTTCAGTTTACTGATATTAACGAAAAGACTTTATTAGACTACGTTTCATTTCTACGCATTGAAAAACAGATGCGTAACAGTACCATTGAAAAGCAAATTAGTTTTGTAAAGTGGTTTTTGAAGTGGTGTAAAAACAACAATTATACAATTACTTATAATTTTGAAGAGTTTAAACCAAAGTTAAAAGAAACCTCTAAAAAGATAATCTTCTTAACCCAAGAGGAAATCGAACAGATTAAATCAACAGATTTAGGTACAAAATCATACTTAGAACGAGTACGTGATGTATTGCTTTTCTGTTGTTACACAGGACTTCGCTATTCAGATGCTTTTAGCCTAACAAGACACGACATTAAAAATGATGCGATTGAGTTTGTTACCAAAAAGACAAATGATATGCTGAGAGTTGAATTAAACAAACACAGTAGAGCAATATTAGAGAAATACAAAGATGTACCTTTTGAAAAAGGAAAGGCTCTACCTGTTATTTCTAACCAAAAGATGAATGACTACATAAAAGAACTTGGAGAGTTAGCAGAGATTGACGAACCAATCCGAGAAACGTATTATGTAGGCAATGAAAGAGTAGATGAAGTAAAACCTAAATACGAACATTTAAGCACGCACGTAGGACGAAGAACATTTATCTGTACCGCCTTATCATTGGGGATACCTGTACAGGTTGTAATGAAATGGACAGGACATTCAGACTACAAATCAATGAAACCTTATATTGATGTAGCTGATACAATTAAAGCGAATGCAATGACTAAATTTGATATGATATGA